A DNA window from Halomicrobium mukohataei DSM 12286 contains the following coding sequences:
- a CDS encoding AAA family ATPase: MDAPLWTEKHAPSLADIPQPQAREHLQGAIEEPMNLLVHGPIGAGKTAAVRALAEETHENPDADLVEINVADVFDLSKKEVANDPRFSSFIDSKRRRDSSKADLINHVLKESASYTPMSGSYKTILLDNAEGMREDFQQALRRVMEQYYEATQFVIATRQPSQLIPPIRSRCFPIVMRAPTHEETVGALERVAEREGVDYDADGLEYVAGYADGDLRQAVLAAQTTDEQAGEITMNTAYEALNAVEADDQVESMIAAAEAGEFTDARATLDDLLVDEGHSGGDVLEDVLAVVRARYSGDRVAEIHRIAGRIDADLVEGTSDRIHVSHLLAEIGELARTGE; the protein is encoded by the coding sequence ATGGACGCACCCCTGTGGACCGAGAAACACGCCCCATCGCTCGCAGATATCCCCCAGCCACAGGCTCGCGAGCACCTCCAGGGCGCGATCGAGGAGCCGATGAACCTCCTCGTTCACGGACCGATCGGGGCGGGCAAGACCGCGGCCGTGCGGGCGCTGGCCGAGGAGACCCACGAGAACCCCGACGCCGACCTCGTCGAGATCAACGTCGCCGACGTGTTCGATCTGAGCAAGAAGGAAGTCGCCAACGACCCCCGGTTCTCGTCGTTTATCGACTCGAAGCGCCGACGTGACTCCTCGAAGGCGGACCTGATCAACCACGTCCTCAAGGAGTCGGCGAGCTACACGCCGATGTCGGGCTCGTACAAGACGATCCTGCTGGACAACGCCGAAGGGATGCGAGAGGACTTCCAGCAGGCGCTGCGTCGCGTGATGGAGCAGTACTACGAGGCGACGCAGTTCGTGATCGCGACGCGCCAGCCCTCCCAGCTCATTCCGCCGATCCGCTCGCGGTGTTTCCCGATCGTGATGCGTGCGCCGACCCACGAGGAGACCGTCGGCGCGCTCGAACGAGTCGCCGAGAGGGAGGGGGTCGACTACGACGCGGACGGCCTGGAGTACGTCGCGGGCTACGCCGACGGCGACCTCCGCCAGGCGGTGCTGGCCGCCCAGACAACCGACGAACAGGCGGGCGAGATCACGATGAACACCGCCTACGAGGCTCTCAACGCCGTCGAGGCCGACGACCAGGTCGAGTCGATGATCGCGGCCGCCGAGGCCGGCGAGTTCACCGACGCGCGTGCGACCCTCGACGATCTGCTCGTCGACGAGGGCCACAGCGGCGGAGACGTGCTCGAAGACGTACTCGCGGTCGTTCGGGCTCGCTACTCGGGCGATCGCGTCGCCGAGATCCATCGGATCGCCGGCCGGATCGACGCCGACCTCGTCGAGGGGACAAGCGACCGGATCCACGTCTCACATCTGCTGGCCGAGATCGGCGAACTCGCCCGGACGGGAGAGTGA
- a CDS encoding heme-binding protein: MKREPPQTEEGWYVLHDLRHVDWDAWRAAPERDRDRALTDGIDYLEYFEAVEDSSEGQSAVYTVLGDKADLMILHLRPTMADLDAAERQFEQTEFARYTEQATSYVSVTEASGYTEKAREYFDGEVDDDSGLAQYIQARLHPDIPDEEFVCFYPMSKRREPDQNWYDLPFAERAEHIKRHGDIGRQYGGKVEQMIAGSIGFDDHEWGITLWSDDMTHVKDLLTQMRFDPSTSKFADFGRFYVGRRFAPSDLPAMMNGQRVPSAGANASGATTDGRAQPTDGDHPGTRETATAGQSGDAGSHGGVHPGSSAEGDHPHDGGDVASRDGEADEASESGDGHPDGGGRPDPGDASYEETDDLAQRLATMGLSEGEDYDAGDYGLLFYSESDAEALADEVADLRESFDHYDRHVATTVRAQSGRAAVVSIWTAQEAAETAAGFLGDVSGVSDTYGGRLGEGAADEPEPTTANSSEEIQQQLADANVYAGQPNGEDVFALVLYSEADPETLSTEVTELTESFDHYDTHEGTAVYEAGEPLDAATADADQPRAAVVSLWETQSAADTASGFLTDLPGIVGRPDEGDGFGTMGMFYTVEPDHREEFVETFDEVGELLDEMDGHRETTLLANRDDVNDMFIASQWDSKEDAMAFFRSDEFAETVQWGRTVLADRPRHVFLA; encoded by the coding sequence ATGAAACGAGAGCCGCCACAGACCGAAGAGGGCTGGTACGTGTTGCACGACCTGCGCCACGTCGACTGGGACGCCTGGCGGGCGGCCCCCGAACGGGACCGCGACCGAGCGTTGACCGACGGGATCGACTATCTGGAGTACTTCGAGGCCGTCGAGGACAGTTCGGAGGGGCAGTCGGCGGTCTACACCGTGCTGGGCGACAAGGCCGATCTCATGATCTTGCACCTGCGGCCGACGATGGCCGACCTGGACGCCGCCGAGCGGCAGTTCGAGCAGACCGAGTTCGCCCGCTACACCGAGCAGGCCACCTCCTACGTCTCCGTGACGGAGGCCTCGGGCTACACCGAGAAGGCCCGCGAGTACTTCGACGGCGAGGTCGACGACGACTCCGGGCTGGCACAGTACATCCAGGCCCGTCTACACCCCGACATCCCCGACGAGGAGTTCGTCTGCTTCTACCCGATGAGCAAGCGTCGCGAGCCGGACCAGAACTGGTACGACCTGCCCTTCGCCGAGCGGGCCGAACACATCAAGCGCCACGGTGACATCGGCCGTCAGTACGGCGGCAAGGTCGAGCAGATGATCGCCGGCTCGATCGGCTTCGACGACCACGAGTGGGGGATCACGCTCTGGAGCGACGACATGACCCACGTCAAGGACCTGCTGACTCAGATGCGCTTCGATCCCTCGACCTCGAAGTTCGCCGACTTCGGGCGCTTCTACGTCGGTCGCCGATTCGCGCCGTCGGACCTGCCGGCGATGATGAACGGCCAGCGCGTCCCGTCCGCGGGCGCGAACGCATCGGGAGCGACGACCGACGGACGCGCCCAGCCCACCGACGGAGACCATCCCGGTACCCGCGAGACCGCGACGGCCGGCCAGTCCGGCGACGCGGGCAGTCACGGCGGCGTCCATCCGGGCAGTTCCGCCGAGGGCGACCACCCCCACGACGGCGGCGACGTGGCCAGCCGAGACGGGGAAGCCGACGAGGCGAGCGAGAGCGGCGACGGCCACCCCGATGGCGGCGGCCGTCCAGACCCCGGTGACGCGTCCTACGAGGAGACCGACGACCTCGCACAGCGCCTCGCCACGATGGGGCTGTCCGAGGGCGAGGACTACGACGCTGGCGACTACGGACTGCTGTTCTACTCGGAGAGCGACGCCGAGGCACTGGCCGACGAAGTCGCGGATCTCCGGGAGAGCTTCGACCACTACGACCGCCACGTCGCGACGACCGTGCGCGCCCAGAGCGGCCGGGCGGCCGTCGTGAGCATCTGGACCGCACAGGAAGCCGCCGAGACCGCCGCCGGGTTCCTGGGCGACGTGTCCGGGGTCAGCGACACCTACGGGGGCCGCCTCGGCGAGGGAGCCGCCGACGAGCCCGAGCCGACGACGGCGAACTCCAGCGAGGAGATCCAGCAGCAACTTGCCGATGCAAACGTCTACGCCGGACAGCCGAACGGAGAGGACGTGTTCGCGCTGGTGCTGTACTCCGAGGCCGACCCCGAGACGCTGTCTACCGAAGTGACCGAGCTCACGGAGAGTTTCGATCACTACGACACACACGAGGGCACTGCGGTCTACGAGGCCGGCGAGCCCCTCGACGCCGCGACGGCGGACGCCGACCAGCCCCGAGCGGCCGTCGTCAGCCTCTGGGAGACCCAGAGCGCCGCCGACACGGCGAGTGGCTTCCTCACCGACCTCCCGGGGATCGTCGGCCGCCCCGACGAGGGCGACGGTTTCGGCACGATGGGGATGTTCTACACCGTCGAGCCGGACCACCGCGAGGAGTTCGTCGAGACCTTCGACGAGGTCGGCGAGCTACTCGACGAGATGGACGGCCACCGAGAGACGACGCTGCTGGCGAACCGCGACGACGTGAACGACATGTTCATCGCGAGCCAGTGGGACAGCAAGGAAGACGCGATGGCGTTCTTCCGGTCGGACGAGTTCGCCGAGACCGTCCAGTGGGGCCGAACAGTGCTCGCAGACCGTCCTCGGCACGTCTTCCTCGCCTGA
- a CDS encoding DUF5783 family protein: MTAFDPEKFEDKYEHYFTELQKAYKQAFEVMNDRYDSELIHAIDQQILNESEPVYEGDGEFGIDLPEDPTERLTAIVVDDEKLETVLERYVEELESQHRTIFGFEE, from the coding sequence ATGACCGCGTTCGATCCCGAAAAGTTCGAGGACAAGTACGAACACTACTTCACAGAGCTACAGAAGGCCTACAAGCAGGCCTTCGAGGTGATGAACGACCGCTACGACTCGGAGCTGATCCACGCCATCGACCAGCAGATCCTCAACGAGTCCGAACCGGTCTACGAAGGTGACGGCGAGTTCGGGATCGACCTCCCGGAGGACCCGACCGAACGCCTGACCGCGATCGTCGTCGACGACGAGAAGCTGGAGACCGTCCTGGAGCGCTACGTCGAGGAACTGGAGTCCCAGCATCGGACGATCTTCGGATTCGAGGAGTAG
- a CDS encoding DUF502 domain-containing protein, whose amino-acid sequence MSLSERLRRSFVAGLILLAPLVVTVYVIRTLANWTLQLVEPIVASTRLASYTGDDQLLAQFVAIGAVLVAVVVLGSLAQRNAGRQLFGNVGRIVNVVPLVNTIYTSVRQVANSLVDRDEAYESVVLVEYPRDGIYSIGLVTGDSPVDVDAFGGESVYNVYFPNSPNPTGGRLALVPESDLHETDMSVKAGLRLLVTTGVTEDGEPKSVPAVSGETVATRDETPDHR is encoded by the coding sequence ATGAGCCTGAGTGAGCGGTTGCGGCGCAGTTTCGTCGCCGGCCTGATCCTCCTCGCGCCGCTGGTCGTGACCGTCTACGTAATACGGACACTCGCCAACTGGACGCTCCAGCTCGTGGAACCGATCGTCGCCAGTACGCGACTGGCGAGCTACACCGGCGACGACCAGCTGCTGGCCCAGTTCGTCGCGATCGGTGCCGTCCTCGTCGCAGTGGTCGTGCTCGGCTCGCTCGCACAGCGCAACGCCGGTCGACAGCTGTTCGGCAACGTGGGGCGGATCGTCAACGTCGTGCCGCTCGTGAACACGATCTACACCAGCGTCCGACAGGTCGCCAACTCGCTCGTCGACCGCGACGAGGCCTACGAGAGCGTCGTCCTCGTGGAGTACCCCCGCGACGGGATCTACTCGATCGGTCTCGTCACCGGCGACAGCCCGGTCGACGTAGACGCCTTCGGCGGGGAATCGGTGTACAACGTCTACTTCCCGAACAGCCCGAATCCCACCGGCGGGCGTCTCGCGCTCGTCCCCGAGAGCGATCTCCACGAGACGGACATGAGCGTCAAGGCCGGGCTGCGCCTGCTCGTGACGACCGGCGTCACCGAAGACGGCGAGCCGAAGTCGGTTCCGGCCGTGTCAGGCGAGACAGTTGCGACCCGCGACGAGACCCCAGACCATCGGTAG
- a CDS encoding HTH domain-containing protein has product MSQVSTAAGSVQICMRRFAPDAAQQRQRDVLERVEKLAEEGLVEEVTHEWWSTRVCTPGTDDSEGSSCPMIVEELLDAADGTSISLQPAFRRATGHETADSDVLYLPVICLVVREDGEVAGIYPACDGQTHHRVEDALDRIESGEGVSNL; this is encoded by the coding sequence ATGAGTCAGGTTTCCACCGCGGCGGGATCCGTACAGATCTGCATGCGACGCTTCGCACCGGACGCGGCCCAGCAACGGCAACGAGACGTCCTCGAACGGGTGGAGAAACTGGCCGAGGAGGGCCTCGTCGAGGAGGTGACCCACGAGTGGTGGAGCACGCGCGTCTGTACGCCGGGGACAGACGACAGCGAGGGCTCTTCCTGTCCGATGATCGTCGAGGAACTGCTCGACGCCGCCGATGGAACGTCGATCTCGTTGCAGCCGGCCTTCCGTCGCGCGACGGGCCACGAGACCGCGGACTCGGACGTGCTCTACCTCCCGGTGATCTGCCTGGTCGTGCGCGAGGACGGCGAAGTCGCGGGGATCTATCCGGCCTGTGACGGCCAGACCCACCACCGCGTCGAGGACGCACTCGACCGGATCGAGTCCGGCGAAGGCGTCTCGAACCTCTAG
- a CDS encoding zinc metalloprotease, whose product MASRPRGGRGRLAAPVDAVSVGPIHVVTALLVVAAVASGTLAVSVSDDETQVRPAGGATVAERLVDADDAETDGAAIRRQRVGGTTEPDGSTASVNATDTDADGLIDERERSLGADPTDPDTDGDGIPDGTEVDDPLYPDADPLEHDIYVEVDATGENRLSEAAVDLIERTFADAPVENPSGGSGIDIHVLVDDRGLESNATVYSTDRPGPRDDMYDFREDHFDASGSAYYYVVLADDVAYDGQPRYVGAGRPGIVAMQTFDAPKLTASLFMHELGHAFGLDGRAEGVDSKTYSTEEYDSVMNYNGLYDQLAYSNGTDGLGRDEWQYVARERHQPGDGG is encoded by the coding sequence ATGGCTAGCCGGCCACGAGGCGGTCGCGGTCGACTCGCCGCGCCCGTCGACGCCGTGAGCGTGGGTCCGATCCACGTCGTCACCGCCCTGCTGGTCGTCGCAGCGGTCGCCAGCGGCACACTGGCGGTGTCGGTCAGCGACGACGAGACGCAGGTCCGCCCTGCCGGCGGCGCGACAGTGGCCGAGCGGCTGGTCGACGCCGACGACGCCGAAACCGACGGAGCCGCGATTCGACGACAGCGCGTCGGCGGTACCACCGAGCCCGACGGTTCGACCGCGTCGGTGAACGCGACGGACACCGACGCCGACGGGCTGATCGACGAGCGGGAACGCAGCTTGGGAGCGGACCCGACAGATCCCGACACGGACGGTGACGGTATCCCGGACGGTACCGAGGTCGACGACCCGCTGTACCCCGACGCCGACCCGCTCGAACACGACATCTACGTCGAGGTCGACGCGACCGGCGAGAATCGGTTGAGCGAGGCCGCCGTCGACCTGATCGAGCGGACGTTCGCGGACGCCCCAGTCGAGAACCCGAGCGGTGGGTCGGGGATCGATATACACGTCCTCGTTGACGACCGGGGGCTCGAAAGCAACGCCACCGTCTACTCTACCGACAGGCCCGGACCGCGCGACGACATGTACGACTTCCGCGAGGACCACTTCGACGCCAGCGGCTCGGCGTACTACTACGTCGTCCTGGCCGACGACGTGGCCTACGACGGACAGCCCCGCTACGTCGGTGCCGGCCGCCCCGGCATCGTCGCGATGCAGACCTTCGACGCGCCGAAACTCACCGCGTCGCTGTTCATGCACGAACTGGGACACGCCTTCGGCCTCGACGGCCGAGCCGAAGGCGTCGACAGCAAGACGTACTCCACCGAGGAGTACGACAGCGTCATGAACTACAACGGGCTGTACGACCAGCTCGCCTACTCGAACGGCACGGATGGGCTCGGCCGGGACGAGTGGCAGTACGTCGCCCGAGAGCGCCACCAGCCCGGTGACGGCGGCTGA
- a CDS encoding aminotransferase class V-fold PLP-dependent enzyme, with amino-acid sequence MSHSETEALDVESIRDEFPILDREFDGTPLVYLDNAATSQTPDQVIDSISHYYRHYNANVHRGLHQLSQEASIAYEEAHDRVAEFIGASGGRKEVVFTKNTTESMNTVAYAWGLAELGPGDEVVLTEMEHHAALVTWQQIAKKTGATVKFVEVDEDGRLDMDHARELITDDTEMVSVVHVSNTLGTVNPVSELADIAHDHDSLIFVDGAQSVPHMPVDVEAIDADFFAFSGHKMCGPTGVGVLYGKEHLLDAMQPYLYGGMMIEKVTFEDSTWHELPWKFEAGTPVISEGIALAEACDYLDSIGMERVHRHGTELAAYAYDRLQEFDDIEILGPGGDERAALVSFDMDNVHAHDVSEILNANGVAVRAGDHCTQPLHDKLGVSASTRASFYIYNTREEVDALVDALDQARELFA; translated from the coding sequence ATGAGTCACAGTGAGACAGAGGCCCTCGACGTCGAGTCCATCCGGGACGAGTTCCCGATCCTCGACCGGGAGTTCGACGGAACGCCGCTCGTGTACCTCGACAACGCGGCGACGAGCCAGACGCCGGACCAGGTCATCGACTCGATCAGTCACTACTACCGACACTACAACGCCAACGTCCACCGCGGCCTCCACCAGCTGAGTCAGGAGGCCTCGATCGCCTACGAGGAGGCCCACGACCGGGTCGCGGAGTTCATCGGGGCGAGCGGCGGGCGCAAAGAGGTCGTGTTCACGAAGAACACGACGGAGTCGATGAACACGGTCGCCTACGCGTGGGGGCTCGCCGAGCTGGGCCCCGGCGACGAGGTCGTCCTCACGGAGATGGAACACCACGCCGCGCTCGTGACCTGGCAACAGATCGCCAAGAAGACCGGCGCGACGGTGAAGTTCGTGGAGGTCGACGAGGACGGACGCCTCGACATGGACCACGCTCGCGAGCTGATCACCGACGACACCGAGATGGTCAGCGTCGTCCACGTCTCGAACACGCTGGGGACCGTCAACCCCGTCTCCGAGCTGGCCGACATCGCCCACGATCACGACTCGCTGATCTTCGTCGACGGGGCGCAGTCGGTGCCACACATGCCCGTCGACGTGGAGGCCATCGACGCGGACTTCTTCGCCTTTTCGGGCCACAAGATGTGTGGTCCGACCGGCGTCGGCGTCCTCTACGGCAAAGAGCACCTGCTCGACGCGATGCAGCCGTACCTCTACGGGGGAATGATGATCGAGAAGGTGACCTTCGAGGACTCGACGTGGCACGAACTCCCCTGGAAGTTCGAGGCCGGCACGCCGGTCATCAGCGAGGGGATCGCACTCGCCGAGGCCTGTGACTACCTCGATTCGATCGGGATGGAGCGCGTCCACCGCCACGGCACGGAACTGGCGGCGTACGCCTACGACCGCCTCCAGGAGTTCGACGACATCGAGATTCTGGGGCCGGGCGGCGACGAACGGGCCGCGCTGGTCTCGTTCGACATGGACAACGTCCACGCCCACGACGTTTCGGAGATTCTCAACGCCAACGGCGTCGCCGTCCGCGCGGGCGATCACTGTACGCAGCCGCTACACGACAAGCTCGGCGTCTCCGCGTCGACGCGGGCTTCGTTCTACATCTACAACACTCGCGAGGAAGTGGACGCGCTGGTCGACGCACTCGATCAGGCCCGCGAGCTGTTCGCGTAG
- a CDS encoding PH domain-containing protein, translated as MFDRISELSNKSLSNGETPSADELDGGPLASLLGEGETLQHVVAGNGGLDHTTNGRSTSIEPSGGHTAYMVVTDRRVYFVLGDDPETAEVTFPHAEITSAEFNSGLLNATILVKIADGSVRFTPKDADQGATVTDYIERMATAWGEFDAALTDARNTIEEIEQRLASGEETSRLVQGARSYISNAHHAATHDDDAPTERMTELIEPVENRLDQLCVAIDTEQIESLLAEARQAKVEGDHETAFGTLARAHSTIADGRKAVTDGGVLDAINELGSTYDELVQMTFEDATAACHRGQSTDDPADAVDAWREARQRYRAALSADWDGEASVSAKALEFQLAWVTQRLIDAHIDYGDALEAEGDEIDDSDEATDRYERAKRQLTRARELASQHTYATAPVSTERLDGIEEKIELGAWQWGGTE; from the coding sequence ATGTTCGATCGAATCAGTGAGCTGTCGAATAAGTCGCTGTCGAACGGTGAGACTCCGTCGGCCGACGAACTCGATGGTGGGCCGCTGGCGTCGCTGCTGGGAGAGGGGGAGACACTGCAACACGTCGTCGCCGGGAACGGTGGGCTCGATCACACGACCAACGGACGCTCGACGTCGATCGAGCCAAGCGGCGGCCACACGGCGTACATGGTGGTCACGGACCGTCGCGTCTACTTCGTGCTCGGCGACGACCCGGAGACGGCCGAGGTAACCTTCCCCCACGCGGAGATCACGAGTGCGGAGTTCAACAGCGGACTCCTCAACGCGACGATACTGGTCAAGATCGCCGACGGCTCCGTCCGGTTCACGCCCAAAGACGCCGATCAGGGGGCGACGGTCACCGACTACATCGAACGGATGGCCACCGCCTGGGGGGAGTTCGACGCCGCTCTGACGGACGCACGGAACACGATCGAGGAGATCGAACAGCGACTCGCCAGCGGCGAGGAGACCTCGCGGCTCGTCCAGGGTGCCAGATCCTACATCTCGAACGCCCACCACGCCGCCACCCACGACGACGACGCGCCCACGGAGCGCATGACCGAGCTGATCGAACCCGTCGAGAACCGACTCGACCAGCTCTGTGTGGCCATCGACACCGAGCAAATCGAGTCGCTGCTGGCCGAGGCCCGCCAGGCCAAGGTCGAGGGCGACCACGAGACGGCTTTCGGAACGCTCGCTCGCGCTCACTCGACGATCGCCGACGGGCGCAAGGCCGTCACCGACGGCGGGGTCCTCGACGCGATCAACGAACTGGGATCGACCTACGACGAGCTCGTACAGATGACCTTCGAGGACGCGACGGCGGCCTGCCACCGCGGGCAGTCGACGGACGATCCCGCGGACGCGGTCGACGCCTGGCGGGAGGCACGCCAGCGCTACCGGGCCGCGCTCTCTGCGGACTGGGACGGCGAGGCGAGCGTCAGCGCCAAGGCCCTCGAATTCCAGCTTGCGTGGGTGACCCAGCGCCTGATCGACGCCCACATCGACTACGGCGACGCGCTCGAAGCCGAGGGCGACGAGATCGACGACAGCGACGAGGCGACCGACCGCTACGAACGAGCCAAACGACAGCTCACCCGCGCACGAGAGCTCGCGAGCCAGCACACGTACGCGACCGCGCCGGTCTCGACGGAGCGACTCGACGGCATCGAAGAGAAGATCGAGCTCGGAGCGTGGCAGTGGGGCGGGACCGAGTAG
- a CDS encoding DUF424 domain-containing protein has protein sequence MILNERETDEGTLVSVCDPDIIGETFDDGEISLTVDEGFYDGEEVDEQTVLDSLSQCTVANLVGTETVTLAVEHGFIDEENVLDIDGTRHAQLLWM, from the coding sequence ATGATCCTCAACGAACGCGAGACCGACGAGGGGACGCTGGTCTCCGTGTGCGATCCCGACATCATCGGCGAGACCTTCGACGACGGCGAGATCTCGCTGACCGTCGACGAGGGGTTCTACGACGGGGAGGAAGTCGACGAGCAGACCGTCCTCGACAGCCTCTCGCAGTGTACCGTCGCCAATCTCGTGGGCACCGAGACCGTCACGCTGGCAGTCGAACACGGGTTCATCGACGAGGAGAACGTGCTGGACATCGACGGGACGCGGCACGCACAGCTGCTCTGGATGTGA
- the sufU gene encoding Fe-S cluster assembly sulfur transfer protein SufU, which translates to MGLGGSDMYRQQILDHYKSPRNYGEIEEPTFTHVGENPMCGDTIEMDVVLDDAEETIERVAFRGDGCAISQASASMLSEQLHGMSIEELDEMDRDDVVDMLGVDISPMRVKCAVLAEKVAQDGADIYFGELDVETTRTEEDDADVPDDAQ; encoded by the coding sequence ATGGGTCTTGGCGGCTCCGATATGTACCGACAGCAGATCCTCGATCACTACAAGAGTCCTCGCAACTACGGGGAGATCGAGGAGCCAACGTTCACCCACGTCGGCGAGAACCCGATGTGTGGCGACACCATCGAGATGGACGTCGTCCTCGACGACGCCGAAGAGACGATCGAACGGGTGGCGTTCCGGGGCGACGGCTGTGCCATCTCCCAGGCTTCGGCCTCGATGCTCTCCGAACAGCTCCACGGTATGTCCATCGAGGAACTCGACGAGATGGACCGCGACGACGTCGTCGACATGCTCGGCGTCGATATCTCCCCGATGCGGGTCAAATGTGCCGTGCTGGCCGAGAAGGTCGCACAGGACGGCGCGGACATCTACTTCGGCGAACTCGACGTGGAAACGACCAGAACCGAAGAGGACGACGCCGACGTGCCCGACGACGCCCAGTAG